The genomic stretch GGCGAGTTGCGCTTCGGCGTCGCCGGCCACGACGTGCGGGCGCACCGCGCACTGGCCGACGCGGCCATCCGCCTGCGCATAGGTCCACGGCAATGGCGTGCCGTCGGGGCGGCCGTAGACGATGCAGTCGTGATCCTGCAGATCGTCGATGGCGCGCGGCGTGCCGCGCCGTTCGAGCCACGCGGGCGCGGCGCAGAAGATCAGCCGCTCGCGGCCCAGCACGCGCTGCGTTTGCGACGCCGGCAAGTCGCGCGGGCCGCCGATGCGCACGGCCAGATCGATGCCTTCCTCGGCGAGATCGACGAAGCGATCGGCGAACAGCAACTGCGGACGCACTTCCGGGTATTGCGCCGCGAACGCCAGCAGCACGGGCACGACACATAGCCGCCCGAACGACGCGGGCAAGGCGATGCGCACCGTGCCCACCGGCTCGCGCTGCTGCGCGGCGAGCGTCGCTTCGGCCTCGCTCAGGTCGGCGAGCATGCGGCTGCAGGTGTCGTAGAACGCGCGGCCCGCGTCGGTGAGCGCGAGGCTGCGCGTGGTGCGCTCGAACAGCTTCACGCCGAGCCGCTGTTCGAGCCGCCCGATGCTCTTGCTCACCGCCGAATTCGTGAGATTCAACTGCTCGGCGGCGGCCGTGAAACTGCCCGCATCGGCGGCCCAGACGAACGGGACGATGCCTTTCAGGCGCTCGGTGGCCGGCACGTTGGACATGATCGATTGATGACGTGAATTCGCTAAAGTGACGAAATTTTATCGGAGATAGGAATTTCAGTCCGAATTAACATCGTGACTTCGACGCACGGAGAGCGATGAATGAGCAAAGAAGCGGATAAACAGGCGCTGATCGTGGGCGCGAGCGGCATTGTCGGGCGCGCGCTGGCGCAGCGCCTGCTGGCGAGCGGCTGGCGCGTGCACGGGTTGTCGCGCGGACGCAATGCGGGCGTGACGGGCTGCACGCCGATCGTGGCCGATCTCACCGACGCCGCTTCGGTCGCGCATGCCACGGCGGATCTCGCGGCCACGCACGTGTTTTTCACCGCGTGGTCGCGCCGGGCGAACGAGCAGGACAACATTCGCGTGAACGGCGCGATGGTGCGCAACGTGCTCGACGCGCTCGGCCGCACGAAGACGTTGCAACACGCGGCGCTCGTGACCGGCCTCAAGCACTATCTCGGGCCGTTCGAAGCCTATGCGTCGGGCGCGGTGCCCGACACGCCGTTTCGCGAGGCGCAAGGGCGCCAGCCGGTCGAGAACTTCTACTACGAGCAGGAGGATCGCCTGTTCGAGGCGGCGGCCCGCGACGGCTTCACGTGGAGCGTGCATCGTCCGCATACGGTTATCGGGTTCGCGCCCGGCAACGCCATGAACATGGGGCAAACGCTCGCCGTCTACGCGACGCTCTGCAAGCAAAGCGGCCAGCCGTTCGTGTTTCCCGGCTCGGCCGCGCAATGGCACGGTCTCACGGACATGACCGATGCGCGCCTGCTCGCGCGGCATCTCGAATGGGCCTCGACGAACGCCGCGGGGCGCAACGAAGCCTTCAACGTGGCAAACGGCGACGTGTTCCGCTGGAAGACGCTGTGGACGTTGCTGGCGGACTATTTCGGCGTCGAGGCGGCGCCGTTCGACGGCACCGTGCGGCCGCTCGAAGGCCGCATGCAAAACGCCGCGCACGAATGGCGCGAGATCGCCGCAAAGCATGATCTGAAAGAACCGGAGATCGAGCGCCTCGCGTCGTGGTGGCACACCGACGCCGACCTCGGCCGCCCGATGGAAGTCGTCACCGACATGACCAAGAGCCGCAAGGCCGGTTTTCTCGACTATCAGAGCACGCCGGACGCGTTCTTCGATCTGTTCGAGGCATTGAAGGCGCAGCGGCTGATCCCGGCTTGATTCGCGCCTGAGCGGTTCAGTCAAACACGATAAAACGCACGCGGCGGCCATCGGCGAAAACAAGCGGAAAACGTTTGCCGATGGCCGCCGCGCGTCCTCACGCGAAAGCCGTATCAATAACCCCAGCGGCCTTGCTGGTAGCGCTCGCGTTCATGCCACTCGTGCTCGCGCCATTCGTGACGACGCCACTCGCGGCGACGCCATTCGTGTTCGCGCCAGCGGCGTTCGCGCCAGTCGTCGCGATAGCCGATCGCCACCGGCGCGGGCGCCGCGTAGACCGGTGCCGGCGCGTAG from Paraburkholderia acidisoli encodes the following:
- a CDS encoding LysR family transcriptional regulator, giving the protein MSNVPATERLKGIVPFVWAADAGSFTAAAEQLNLTNSAVSKSIGRLEQRLGVKLFERTTRSLALTDAGRAFYDTCSRMLADLSEAEATLAAQQREPVGTVRIALPASFGRLCVVPVLLAFAAQYPEVRPQLLFADRFVDLAEEGIDLAVRIGGPRDLPASQTQRVLGRERLIFCAAPAWLERRGTPRAIDDLQDHDCIVYGRPDGTPLPWTYAQADGRVGQCAVRPHVVAGDAEAQLAFVRAGLGIAQLATWLVRDDLRAGRLVEVLADAATDGLPLSVLWPVARQRVPKVSVLARMLEAQLRIR
- a CDS encoding SDR family oxidoreductase, with the translated sequence MSKEADKQALIVGASGIVGRALAQRLLASGWRVHGLSRGRNAGVTGCTPIVADLTDAASVAHATADLAATHVFFTAWSRRANEQDNIRVNGAMVRNVLDALGRTKTLQHAALVTGLKHYLGPFEAYASGAVPDTPFREAQGRQPVENFYYEQEDRLFEAAARDGFTWSVHRPHTVIGFAPGNAMNMGQTLAVYATLCKQSGQPFVFPGSAAQWHGLTDMTDARLLARHLEWASTNAAGRNEAFNVANGDVFRWKTLWTLLADYFGVEAAPFDGTVRPLEGRMQNAAHEWREIAAKHDLKEPEIERLASWWHTDADLGRPMEVVTDMTKSRKAGFLDYQSTPDAFFDLFEALKAQRLIPA